The Nerophis ophidion isolate RoL-2023_Sa linkage group LG07, RoL_Noph_v1.0, whole genome shotgun sequence genome contains a region encoding:
- the LOC133556846 gene encoding E3 ubiquitin-protein ligase RNF181, giving the protein MSSYFDEHDCEPTNPEEQYRQNALLELARSLMQGLDLMDSGHFDSSDWEQRLPPPAAKVAVQTLPVVLLSPQQADKGLKCPVCLLEFEEQEAVRQMPCKHLFHAGCILPWLGKTNSCPLCRLELPTDNEEYEEFKKDKERRKQREHRLEDLHGAMYT; this is encoded by the exons ATGTCTTCTTACTTCGACGAACACGACTGCGAGCCCACCAACCCGGAGGAACAATACCGGCAGAACGCACTGCTGGAGCTCGCCAG gtcacTCATGCAGGGCTTGGACTTGATGGACTCGGGACATTTTGACTCGTCAGACTGGGAGCAGCGTCTTCCTCCCCCGGCTGCCAAAGTCGCTGTGCAGACTCTCCCTGTGGTGCTGCTTTCTCCACAACAAGCAG ACAAAGGCTTAAAGTGTCCCGTGTGTCTGCTGGAGTTTGAAGAGCAGGAGGCCGTACGACAAATGCCTTGTAAGCATCTTTTCCACGCCGGATGCATCCTGCCCTGGTTGGGGAAG ACCAACTCCTGTCCGCTGTGTCGCCTTGAACTACCCACTGACAATGAAGAGTACgaagagttcaagaaagacaag GAGAGAAGAAAGCAGAGGGAGCACAGGCTGGAGGACCTCCATGGAGCAATGTACACATGA
- the LOC133556834 gene encoding paxillin-like isoform X3, protein MDDLDALLADLESTTSHISKRPVFLPDETPYSIPTSENYYQDLSVPPPVPPPPTAEALNGSVRDHKDSQHSSQQSLGSAQKSSWSGDRSSSPQSHTEEDHVYSFPNKQKSSDSSTAAMTSALGSNLSELDRLLLELNAVQQSSPSFPTTEERAPPLPSTSITHYENGNTPEIRISPPLHEEPKRNGTKSDEARPTVESLLDELEGSVPSTSGLDSPTQQQARISASCATRELDELMASLSDFKMAQGKGGSPGSAKTQVNKLDNMLGSLQSDLNKLGVQTVAKGVCGACLKPIVGQVVIAMGRTWHPEHFVCTHCQEEIGSRNFFEREGQPYCERDYHNLCSPRCHYCNGPILNQVVTALDKTWHPEHFFCAQCGCFFDPDGFHEKDGKAYCRKDYFDMFAPKCGGCARAIVENYISALNSLWHPECFVCRECFTPFVNGSFFEHDGQPYCEVHYHEHRGSLCSGCQKPITGRCITAMSKKFHPEHFVCAFCLKQLNKGTFKEQNDKPYCHGCFVKLFS, encoded by the exons ATGCCTTACTAGCTGACCTAGAGTCGACGACATCCCACATTTCAAAGCGACCAGTGTTCTTGCCTGATGAGACGCCCTACTCCATCCCCACCAGTGAAAACTATTACCAGGATCTATCAGTTCCACCTCCAGTACCACCTCCACCGACAGCCGAGGCTCTCAACGGTTCAGTGCGAGACCACAAAGACTCGCAGCACTCCTCTCAGCAG TCTCTAGGTTCGGCCCAAAAGAGCTCATGGTCGGGGGACAGAAGCAGTTCTCCACAGTCTCACACTGAAGAAGACCACGTCTACAG CTTTCCTAACAAACAGAAGTCATCAGACTCATCGACAGCAGCCATGACCTCAGCCCTCGGCAGCAACCTCTCAGAACTTGACAGGCTACTGCTAGAGCTCAATGCGGTTCAGCAGAGCTCCCCTTCCTTCCCCACTACAG AGGAGAGGGCACCGCCCTTGCCATCCACAAGCATCACACACTATGAAAATGGCAATACTCCTGAAATCCGAATTAGCCCACCCCTTCATGAGGAGCCCAAGAGAAATGGAACAAAGTCGGATGAGGCTCGGCCAACAGTGGAGAGTCTTTTGGATGAGCTGGAGGGTTCAGTGCCCTCAACAAG TGGTTTGGACAGTCCCACTCAGCAACAAGCCCGGATTTCAGCTTCTTGTGCCACAAGAGAGTTGGACGAGCTGATGGCCTCCTTGTCCGACTTCAAG ATGGCTCAAGGCAAGGGGGGTTCTCCTGGCAGTGCCAAGACACAGGTCAACAAGCTGGACAACATGCTCGGGAGCCTGCAGTCTGACCTCAACAAACTGGGAGTGCAGACTGTCGCTAAAGGAGTTTGTGGCGCCTGCTTGAAGCCAATCGTGGGCCAG GTTGTAATCGCCATGGGCCGCACGTGGCATCCTGAACACTTTGTGTGCACGCACTGTCAAGAGGAGATCGGCTCCAGAAACTTCTTTGAGCGTGAAGGACAGCCCTACTGTGAGAGAGACTACCACAACCTTTGCTCGCCACGATGCCACTACTGCAACGGGCCCATTCTCAAT CAAGTTGTGACCGCGCTGGACAAAACCTGGCATCCCGAACACTTCTTCTGCGCTCAGTGCGGATGCTTTTTCGACCCAGACG GGTTTCATGAAAAGGATGGAAAGGCATACTGCAGGAAGGATTACTTTGACATGTTTGCACCAAAGTGCGGTGGTTGTGCCAGAGCCATTGTGGAGAACTACATCTCAGCGCTCAACTCCCTTTGGCACCCAGAGTGTTTTGTTTGCCGG GAGTGCTTCACGCCATTTGTGAACGGAAGTTTCTTCGAGCACGACGGCCAGCCTTACTGTGAAGTCCACTACCACGAGCACCGCGGCTCTCTGTGCTCCGGCTGTCAGAAGCCCATCACGGGCCGCTGTATCACGGCCATGTCCAAGAAGTTCCACCCGGAACACTTCGTCTGTGCTTTCTGCCTCAAGCAGCTAAACAAAGGCACCTTTAAAGAACAAAACGACAAACCCTACTGCCATGGCTGCTTTGTCAAGCTCTTCAGTTAA
- the LOC133556834 gene encoding mucin-2-like isoform X1, which yields MDDLDALLADLESTTSHISKRPVFLPDETPYSIPTSENYYQDLSVPPPVPPPPTAEALNGSVRDHKDSQHSSQQSLGSAQKSSWSGDRSSSPQSHTEEDHVYSFPNKQKSSDSSTAAMTSALGSNLSELDRLLLELNAVQQSSPSFPTTEERAPPLPSTSITHYENGNTPEIRISPPLHEEPKRNGTKSDEARPTVESLLDELEGSVPSTSGLDSPTQQQARISASCATRELDELMASLSDFKPSSLGSLLHPTGATSTTSHLPVSTFIPPVASPFFSLSHPSTCASSLLSLPAGLELHIDEDGGDRGLSSSHLNHIPCHSPISSLSAASDLDFVADAFAFVPPSPSHLLQVMSQSASLSSSMQRTSSSPSTTPSLTSVNTVLDKTSQSPSPSVEQFSPSAAACNQSCSPDKKTNGSFVIHDPSLNHSASPLHTLTPSISSPSPLPATSSISPPLTRFSCQTSTTNIISPVTFPTSSIPTGHVLEPRPTTKSASPLVLHQLPLEETSLDEALDKLLAMSFSQNLSADPQLTMETHCLSGDAPEVQEFFLPMDRNCAQPNTFTCATNTITDESVDGGTDANGELDWADEELSMSFHDGFDGTMTPYTERMYTDGSMTPLTEASWMDECMTPSTCPGTPDVALDLPLLQPPNMDRVSASGHIKSVIRRTKEIPNVHPMYREGLLRRKMGPIIVNKNTSQDRLIEELQGKFGIARPERRRKQSDDWLTDGVVVTSKPQRFRPDGAAGEVDKLIITPGSPVPARKVLPPQSPPIPHHPPVTEEPKQILPRQQAPVPIPPPPLPPSPLAQPSHSQQHITAPPQQLRAPLPAEVQELPAPKPEPSPSVRISPTQLPPVENVPPVADKALVSVGCQTDYDPLFSPVQMAQGKGGSPGSAKTQVNKLDNMLGSLQSDLNKLGVQTVAKGVCGACLKPIVGQVVIAMGRTWHPEHFVCTHCQEEIGSRNFFEREGQPYCERDYHNLCSPRCHYCNGPILNQVVTALDKTWHPEHFFCAQCGCFFDPDGFHEKDGKAYCRKDYFDMFAPKCGGCARAIVENYISALNSLWHPECFVCRECFTPFVNGSFFEHDGQPYCEVHYHEHRGSLCSGCQKPITGRCITAMSKKFHPEHFVCAFCLKQLNKGTFKEQNDKPYCHGCFVKLFS from the exons ATGCCTTACTAGCTGACCTAGAGTCGACGACATCCCACATTTCAAAGCGACCAGTGTTCTTGCCTGATGAGACGCCCTACTCCATCCCCACCAGTGAAAACTATTACCAGGATCTATCAGTTCCACCTCCAGTACCACCTCCACCGACAGCCGAGGCTCTCAACGGTTCAGTGCGAGACCACAAAGACTCGCAGCACTCCTCTCAGCAG TCTCTAGGTTCGGCCCAAAAGAGCTCATGGTCGGGGGACAGAAGCAGTTCTCCACAGTCTCACACTGAAGAAGACCACGTCTACAG CTTTCCTAACAAACAGAAGTCATCAGACTCATCGACAGCAGCCATGACCTCAGCCCTCGGCAGCAACCTCTCAGAACTTGACAGGCTACTGCTAGAGCTCAATGCGGTTCAGCAGAGCTCCCCTTCCTTCCCCACTACAG AGGAGAGGGCACCGCCCTTGCCATCCACAAGCATCACACACTATGAAAATGGCAATACTCCTGAAATCCGAATTAGCCCACCCCTTCATGAGGAGCCCAAGAGAAATGGAACAAAGTCGGATGAGGCTCGGCCAACAGTGGAGAGTCTTTTGGATGAGCTGGAGGGTTCAGTGCCCTCAACAAG TGGTTTGGACAGTCCCACTCAGCAACAAGCCCGGATTTCAGCTTCTTGTGCCACAAGAGAGTTGGACGAGCTGATGGCCTCCTTGTCCGACTTCAAG CCCAGCTCTCTGGGCTCTTTGCTGCACCCAACAGGAGCAACTTCTACCACTTCTCATCTTCCAGTCTCTACCTTCATCCCCCCAGTGGCTTCTCCTTTCTTCAGTCTGTCCCACCCATCTACCTGTGCCTCTTCTTTGTTGTCTCTGCCTGCTGGTCTCGAGCTGCACATAGACGAGGACGGAGGAGACAGAGGCTTGTCATCGTCTCATCTGAATCATATTCCCTGTCACAGTCCTATCTCCTCTCTTTCTGCGGCCAGTGACCTCGACTTTGTAGCAGATGCGTTTGCCTTTGTGCCCCCATCCCCGAGCCATTTGCTGCAGGTCATGTCACAGTCAGCGTCTTTAAGCTCCAGCATGCAGAGAACCAGTTCAAGCCCATCCACTACTCCCTCACTGACCTCAGTAAACACGGTCCTGGACAAGACCTCACAGTCACCTAGTCCATCTGTAGAGCAGTTTTCACCCTCAGCTGCTGCTTGTAATCAGTCTTGTTCACCTGACAAAAAAACCAATGGGTCTTTTGTCATCCATGATCCTAGTTTGAATCACTCTGCTTCTCCCCTTCACACACTCACCCCTTCTATCTCTTCACCTTCACCTCTCCCTGCTACTTCCTCTATATCGCCTCCCCTCACAAGGTTTTCCTGCCAAACCTCCACTACAAACATCATTTCCCCTGTGACCTTCCCGACTTCTTCAATCCCTACTGGACATGTGCTGGAGCCAAGACCCACAACCAAGAGTGCCAGCCCCCTCGTCCTGCATCAACTCCCCTTAGAGGAAACCTCCCTGGATGAAGCGCTGGACAAGCTGTTAGCAATGAGTTTTTCACAAAATCTGTCAGCTGACCCGCAGCTGACGATGGAGACACATTGTCTCAGCGGAGATGCCCCAGAAGTACAGGAGTTTTTCCTTCCCATGGACAGAAACTGTGCGCAGCCCAACACTTTCACCTGTGCCACCAACACCATTACTGACGAATCAGTGGACGGAGGTACCGATGCCAATGGAGAGCTGGACTGGGCCGATGAGGAGCTGTCCATGTCTTTCCACGACGGTTTTGATGGCACCATGACGCCTTATACCGAGAGAATGTACACAGATGGCAGCATGACCCCGCTGACAGAAGCCAGCTGGATGGACGAGTGCATGACGCCGTCCACATGCCCCGGGACGCCTGATGTTGCCCTGGATTTACCTTTGCTGCAGCCTCCCAATATGGACCGAGTCTCTGCATCGGGTCAT ATCAAATCAGTAATAAGGCGGACTAAGGAGATCCCCAACGTGCATCCTATGTATCGAGAAGGTCTCCTGCGCAGGAAAATGGGACCTATCATTGTCAACAAGAACACTTCCCAAGATCGCCTCATCGAGGAGCTTCAGGGCAAGTTCGGTATCGCCCGCCCGGAGCGGCGGCGTAAACAATCAGACGACTGGCTGACCGACGGGGTCGTTGTCACGTCCAAACCACAGCGTTTCCGTCCTGACGGAGCCGCCGGCGAAGTTGACAAG CTCATAATTACACCCGGGTCGCCTGTTCCTGCGAGAAAGGTTCTCCCGCCTCAATCACCTCCCATTCCTCATCACCCACCAGTCACAGAAGAACCTAAACAAATACTTCCACGCCAGCAGGCTCCTGTTCCTATACCTCCACCCCCTCTGCCACCTTCTCCCCTCGCTCAGCCTTCTCACAGCCAGCAGCACATCACAGCACCCCCTCAGCAGCTAAGAGCACCTTTACCAGCCGAAGTTCAGGAACTTCCTGCCCCCAAACCAGAGCCCTCTCCTTCTGTTCGTATAAGCCCAACCCAGCTACCACCTGTGGAAAATGTCCCACCAGTTGCAGACAAAGCCCTGGTATCTGTAGGCTGCCAAACTGACTACGACCCACTCTTCTCCCCAGTGCAG ATGGCTCAAGGCAAGGGGGGTTCTCCTGGCAGTGCCAAGACACAGGTCAACAAGCTGGACAACATGCTCGGGAGCCTGCAGTCTGACCTCAACAAACTGGGAGTGCAGACTGTCGCTAAAGGAGTTTGTGGCGCCTGCTTGAAGCCAATCGTGGGCCAG GTTGTAATCGCCATGGGCCGCACGTGGCATCCTGAACACTTTGTGTGCACGCACTGTCAAGAGGAGATCGGCTCCAGAAACTTCTTTGAGCGTGAAGGACAGCCCTACTGTGAGAGAGACTACCACAACCTTTGCTCGCCACGATGCCACTACTGCAACGGGCCCATTCTCAAT CAAGTTGTGACCGCGCTGGACAAAACCTGGCATCCCGAACACTTCTTCTGCGCTCAGTGCGGATGCTTTTTCGACCCAGACG GGTTTCATGAAAAGGATGGAAAGGCATACTGCAGGAAGGATTACTTTGACATGTTTGCACCAAAGTGCGGTGGTTGTGCCAGAGCCATTGTGGAGAACTACATCTCAGCGCTCAACTCCCTTTGGCACCCAGAGTGTTTTGTTTGCCGG GAGTGCTTCACGCCATTTGTGAACGGAAGTTTCTTCGAGCACGACGGCCAGCCTTACTGTGAAGTCCACTACCACGAGCACCGCGGCTCTCTGTGCTCCGGCTGTCAGAAGCCCATCACGGGCCGCTGTATCACGGCCATGTCCAAGAAGTTCCACCCGGAACACTTCGTCTGTGCTTTCTGCCTCAAGCAGCTAAACAAAGGCACCTTTAAAGAACAAAACGACAAACCCTACTGCCATGGCTGCTTTGTCAAGCTCTTCAGTTAA
- the LOC133556834 gene encoding mucin-2-like isoform X2: MDDLDALLADLESTTSHISKRPVFLPDETPYSIPTSENYYQDLSVPPPVPPPPTAEALNGSVRDHKDSQHSSQQSLGSAQKSSWSGDRSSSPQSHTEEDHVYSFPNKQKSSDSSTAAMTSALGSNLSELDRLLLELNAVQQSSPSFPTTEERAPPLPSTSITHYENGNTPEIRISPPLHEEPKRNGTKSDEARPTVESLLDELEGSVPSTSGLDSPTQQQARISASCATRELDELMASLSDFKPSSLGSLLHPTGATSTTSHLPVSTFIPPVASPFFSLSHPSTCASSLLSLPAGLELHIDEDGGDRGLSSSHLNHIPCHSPISSLSAASDLDFVADAFAFVPPSPSHLLQVMSQSASLSSSMQRTSSSPSTTPSLTSVNTVLDKTSQSPSPSVEQFSPSAAACNQSCSPDKKTNGSFVIHDPSLNHSASPLHTLTPSISSPSPLPATSSISPPLTRFSCQTSTTNIISPVTFPTSSIPTGHVLEPRPTTKSASPLVLHQLPLEETSLDEALDKLLAMSFSQNLSADPQLTMETHCLSGDAPEVQEFFLPMDRNCAQPNTFTCATNTITDESVDGGTDANGELDWADEELSMSFHDGFDGTMTPYTERMYTDGSMTPLTEASWMDECMTPSTCPGTPDVALDLPLLQPPNMDRVSASGHVGISSLARCRLPLCSSKITFLFAIQSGASLPTSTCGSTTLCLAFVETATSNETIRAL; encoded by the exons ATGCCTTACTAGCTGACCTAGAGTCGACGACATCCCACATTTCAAAGCGACCAGTGTTCTTGCCTGATGAGACGCCCTACTCCATCCCCACCAGTGAAAACTATTACCAGGATCTATCAGTTCCACCTCCAGTACCACCTCCACCGACAGCCGAGGCTCTCAACGGTTCAGTGCGAGACCACAAAGACTCGCAGCACTCCTCTCAGCAG TCTCTAGGTTCGGCCCAAAAGAGCTCATGGTCGGGGGACAGAAGCAGTTCTCCACAGTCTCACACTGAAGAAGACCACGTCTACAG CTTTCCTAACAAACAGAAGTCATCAGACTCATCGACAGCAGCCATGACCTCAGCCCTCGGCAGCAACCTCTCAGAACTTGACAGGCTACTGCTAGAGCTCAATGCGGTTCAGCAGAGCTCCCCTTCCTTCCCCACTACAG AGGAGAGGGCACCGCCCTTGCCATCCACAAGCATCACACACTATGAAAATGGCAATACTCCTGAAATCCGAATTAGCCCACCCCTTCATGAGGAGCCCAAGAGAAATGGAACAAAGTCGGATGAGGCTCGGCCAACAGTGGAGAGTCTTTTGGATGAGCTGGAGGGTTCAGTGCCCTCAACAAG TGGTTTGGACAGTCCCACTCAGCAACAAGCCCGGATTTCAGCTTCTTGTGCCACAAGAGAGTTGGACGAGCTGATGGCCTCCTTGTCCGACTTCAAG CCCAGCTCTCTGGGCTCTTTGCTGCACCCAACAGGAGCAACTTCTACCACTTCTCATCTTCCAGTCTCTACCTTCATCCCCCCAGTGGCTTCTCCTTTCTTCAGTCTGTCCCACCCATCTACCTGTGCCTCTTCTTTGTTGTCTCTGCCTGCTGGTCTCGAGCTGCACATAGACGAGGACGGAGGAGACAGAGGCTTGTCATCGTCTCATCTGAATCATATTCCCTGTCACAGTCCTATCTCCTCTCTTTCTGCGGCCAGTGACCTCGACTTTGTAGCAGATGCGTTTGCCTTTGTGCCCCCATCCCCGAGCCATTTGCTGCAGGTCATGTCACAGTCAGCGTCTTTAAGCTCCAGCATGCAGAGAACCAGTTCAAGCCCATCCACTACTCCCTCACTGACCTCAGTAAACACGGTCCTGGACAAGACCTCACAGTCACCTAGTCCATCTGTAGAGCAGTTTTCACCCTCAGCTGCTGCTTGTAATCAGTCTTGTTCACCTGACAAAAAAACCAATGGGTCTTTTGTCATCCATGATCCTAGTTTGAATCACTCTGCTTCTCCCCTTCACACACTCACCCCTTCTATCTCTTCACCTTCACCTCTCCCTGCTACTTCCTCTATATCGCCTCCCCTCACAAGGTTTTCCTGCCAAACCTCCACTACAAACATCATTTCCCCTGTGACCTTCCCGACTTCTTCAATCCCTACTGGACATGTGCTGGAGCCAAGACCCACAACCAAGAGTGCCAGCCCCCTCGTCCTGCATCAACTCCCCTTAGAGGAAACCTCCCTGGATGAAGCGCTGGACAAGCTGTTAGCAATGAGTTTTTCACAAAATCTGTCAGCTGACCCGCAGCTGACGATGGAGACACATTGTCTCAGCGGAGATGCCCCAGAAGTACAGGAGTTTTTCCTTCCCATGGACAGAAACTGTGCGCAGCCCAACACTTTCACCTGTGCCACCAACACCATTACTGACGAATCAGTGGACGGAGGTACCGATGCCAATGGAGAGCTGGACTGGGCCGATGAGGAGCTGTCCATGTCTTTCCACGACGGTTTTGATGGCACCATGACGCCTTATACCGAGAGAATGTACACAGATGGCAGCATGACCCCGCTGACAGAAGCCAGCTGGATGGACGAGTGCATGACGCCGTCCACATGCCCCGGGACGCCTGATGTTGCCCTGGATTTACCTTTGCTGCAGCCTCCCAATATGGACCGAGTCTCTGCATCGGGTCATGTAGGCATTTCCTCTCTTGCTAGATGCAGGTTGCCTTTGTGTTCCTCAAAGATAACATTTTTGTTTGCTATTCAGAGTGGTGCATCTCTACCAACTAGTACCTGTGGCAGTACTACTCTGTGCTTGGCATTTGTAGAGACCGCAACATCAAATGAAACCATCAGGGCTTTGTAA